From Etheostoma spectabile isolate EspeVRDwgs_2016 chromosome 8, UIUC_Espe_1.0, whole genome shotgun sequence, a single genomic window includes:
- the eea1 gene encoding early endosome antigen 1 isoform X1 produces the protein MLRRILQMTPGKGGSQNAESEQSSTDLNHDQTSEGFICPQCMKSHNSAEELFKHYQLFHDTGDLPTHMAPTREDLTMLRQEVQDLHTTLKEEKWFSEELKKELDKVQGQLKQNDGQTVSEDAALERKLNEAETEKFNIKQMKDLFEQKAAQLATEIVDLKSRYDEEKSLREAADQRLGKLTEQLQKEKQENERLQTELLQRPGVEDVEVLQKELVQVQTLMDKLTRDKEEESERLKTHYEQLQADYATSEIRKHEMTINQLKAELEKGPQEAAVYTQQIHQLQSSLNNLQQESQSLSEKLARKVKEYQKLEERLDAEKAAKKGVQGSLRERELEVQELQARATGTEASLQKAQTELGERAEEVAKLKSEITELEVKHAELKVERKQLEQQREEKDSQGAQQQTEISQLHTKLLETERQLGEVQGRLKEQRQLSGEKLKDREQQAADLQLKLSRAEEQLKESASKSTDLQHQLEKAKQQHQELQALQQNTNGKLREAQNDLEQVLRQIGDKDQKIQNLEALLQKSKDIVSQLEAERDDLCAKIQAGEGETAVLNQLKEKNLALQEQVTQLTDKLKNQSESNKQAQDNLHEQVQEQKTLLRSAQDRAHTLETSVTELTAQLADSKEKVAQLDAQLKAKTEMLLSAEAAKAAQKANLENNLETAQHALQDKQQELNKVQKKVEEQTQRLKERQEQCTQMDASLKECKDKLLASEQRIEKLEGINKKLESQVGELQATRDQVQQEMQKLQKEGSEVKRKAKELQISLETEKAGATTLQEELKKKVAALSDVQQQLERSEEGKAALKLDLDKMSQEGKMKHAELDRKAQSLTVDLQKAQQEKEAQRKELASTQESLGKANKALKESQSQLDTERKNHKSAMEEKEKSNEKARQELLKNNQAITKAMKESKDQLEQMGEAEKKLKVQLTTLEQQHLKAQGALQGKEKELEKLQAQLKMSKGSFEEEIKKLEGQVADLQEVNVKKTEEESKLRAQVSDLGKELASENSRTTELQKDLQQRQESLTKLQSDFYGKESEVSAMRQDLKASEEKLNLAQEELAANRNHQTGLEAQIQELQTGRGSLEQELAKRGQKLQQQEQTLKELQKQQGQVKEELEKERSKVEELNKAKSVLEKNNTRLTSELKAVTEKSEKELGELLEAKQLLIQQKVELQGQLEAAQKSLEQEQKEHQATKDSRSQREEQLRAQTKIVQDQLLAEKRAREELVKRGEEAEAKMGVQVTALNENVATLKREWQGSQRRVGELEKQIDELRGEIAVLEATVQNNQDERRALLERCVKGEGEIEKLQSKVVELRRKLDDTTAAMQELGRENQSLQIKQCQSLTRKWAEDHEVQNCMACGKGFSVTVRKHHCRHCGNIFCGECSSRNALTPSSKKPVRVCETCFEELQG, from the exons ACCCCCGGGAAGGGAGGGTCCCAGAACGCAGAGTCTGAGCAGTCCAGCACAGACCTTAACCATGATCAGACGTCTGAG GGCTTCATCTGTCCTCAGTGCATGAAGTCACACAACTCTGCTGAGGAGCTGTTCAAGCACTATCAGCTGTTCCATGACACCGGAGACCTGCCCACTCATATGGCACCCACTCG GGAAGACCTTACAATGCTGCGGCAAGAGGTTCAGGACCTGCATACTACTCTCAAG GAGGAAAAGTGGTTCTCTGAAGAGCTCAAGAAGGAGTTAGACAAAGTCCAAGGACAACTGAAGCAA AATGATGGACAGACTGTCTCAGAGGATGCAG CCCTTGAAAGGAAGTTGAACGAAGCGGAGACCGAAAAGTTCAACATCAAGCAGATGAAAGACCTGTTTGAGCAGAAGGCTGCCCAGCTGGCCACAGAGATAGTAG ACTTAAAGTCCCGCTATGATGAGGAGAAGAGCCTGAGGGAGGCTGCTGACCAGAGGCTGGGCAAACTGACCGAACAGCTACAGAAAGAGAAGCAGGAGAACGAGAGACTCCAAACAGAACTG CTGCAGCGACCGGGAGTGGAGGATGTGGAGGTCCTGCAGAAGGAGCTGGTGCAGGTCCAGACACTGATGGACAAACTGACCCGTGATAAGGAGGAAGAGTCTGAACGCCTCAAAACCCACTACGAGCAGCTGCAGGCTGACTACGCTACTTCAGAG ATTCGTAAACACGAG ATGACCATAAACCAACTAAAAGCAGAGCTAGAGAAGGGTCCACAGGAAGCAGCTGTTTACACACAACAGATCCACCAGCTGCAGAGCAGTCTGAATAATTTGCAGCAGGAAAGCCAG AGCCTGTCTGAGAAGCTTGCACGTAAGGTGAAAGAGTATCAGAAACTGGAGGAGCGTCTGGATGCCGAGAAGGCTGCCAAGAAGGGAGTTCAAGGCagcctgagagagagggagctaGAGGTTCAAGAGCTCCAGGCTCGGGCCACAGGGACAGAAGCCTCCTTGCAGAAGGCCCAGACGGAGCTTGGAGAGAGGGCTGAGGAGGTGGCAAAGTTGAAGAGTGAGATCACGGAGCTGGAGGTGAAGCACGCAGAGCTGAAGGTTGAGAGGAAACAGTTGGAACAgcaaagggaagaaaaagacaGCCAAGGTgctcagcagcagactgagaTCAGTCAG CTGCACACCAAACTGctggagacagagaggcagCTGGGAGAGGTGCAGGGTCGTCTCAAAGAGCAGAGGCAGCTGTCTGGGGAGAAACTAAAAGACCGCGAGCAGCAAGCAGCCGACCTGCAGCTCAAATTGTCCCGTGCAGAAGAACAG TTGAAGGAGAGTGCCAGTAAGAGTACAGACCTGCAGCACCAGCTGGAGAAAGCCAAGCAGCAGCACCAGGAGCTGCAGGCGCTGCAGCAAAACACTAACGGCAAACTCCGCGAGGCACAG AATGACCTGGAGCAGGTGCTGCGTCAGATCGGAGATAAGGACCAAAAGATCCAGAATCTGGAGGCTCTGCTGCAGAAGAGTAAGGACATTGTGAGCCAGCTGGAAGCCGAGAGAGATGACCTGTGTGCCAAGATCCAGGCCGGTGAGGGAGAGACGGCTGTGCTCAACCAGCTAAAAGAGAAAAACCTTGCACTACAGGAACAG GTCACACAGTTGACAGACAAGCTGAAGAACCAGTCGGAGAGCAACAAGCAAGCCCAGGATAACCTACATGAGCAGGTCCAGGAGCAGAAGACTCTGCTGCGTTCAGCCCAAGACCGAGCCCACACCCTGGAGACCTCCGTCACTGAACTCACTGCCCAGCTCGCAGACAGCAAGGAGAAAGTCGCCCAGCTGGATGCTCAG ctgAAGGCAAAGACAGAGATGCTGCTATCTGCAGAGGCAGCCAAGGCTGCTCAGAAGGCAAACCTGGAAAACAACCTGGAGACTGCTCAACATGCACTGCAGGACAAGCAGCAG GAGCTGAATAAAGTTCAAAAGAAGGTGGAGGAACAGACTCAGAGGCTCAAGGAGAGACAGGAGCAGTGCACACAGATGGACGCCAGTCTGAAGGAATGCAAAGACAAACTATTGGCCTCAGAACAGCGTATAGAGAAGCTGGAGGGGATCAATAAG AAATTGGAGTCACAGGTTGGGGAGTTGCAAGCCACACGGGACCAAGTGCAGCAAGAAATGCAGAAGCTGCAAAAGGAGGGGTCAGAAGTCAAACGGAAAGCCAAGGAGCTACAAATCTCGCTGGAAACTGAGAAAGCAGG GGCTACAACACTACAAGAGGAATTGAAGAAAAAAGTGGCTGCATTGAGTGACGTTCAACAGCAGCTGGAGCGCAGTGAGGAGGGCAAGGCTGCTCTGAAGTTGGATCTGGACAAGATGAGCCAGGAGGGAAAGATGAAGCATGCAGAACTGGACAGGAAAGCTCAGAGCCTGACAGTAGACTTACAAAAGGCCCAACAAGAAAAAGAGGCTCAAAGGAAGGAGCTCGCCTCTACACAGGAGAGTCTAGGAAAGGCTAATAAGGCACTAAAAGAGAGTCAGAGTCAACTGGACACAGAGAGGAAGAACCATAAGTCAGCAATGGAGGAGAAG GAAAAGTCCAATGAGAAGGCCAGACAGGAGCTTCTTAAGAATAACCAGGCCATCACCAAGGCAATGAAAGAATCTAAAGATCAGTTGGAGCAGATGGGAGAG GCAGAGAAAAAGTTGAAGGTGCAGCTGACCACGTTGGAGCAGCAGCACTTAAAGGCTCAGGGGGCACTGcagggaaaagagaaagagtTGGAGAAGTTGCAGGCACAACTTAAGATGTCCAAGGGGTCCTTTGAGGAGGAAATTAAGAAGCTGGAGGGCCAAGTGGCAGACTTACAAGAAGTTAATGTCAAGAAG ACGGAAGAGGAGAGTAAGCTGAGGGCTCAGGTGTCAGATCTTGGCAAGGAGCTGGCCTCTGAGAACAGTCGGACGACAGAGCTGCAGAAGGATTTGCAGCAAAGGCAGGAAAGCCTCACTAAGCTTCAGTCTGACTTCTACGGCAAGGAGTCTGAGGTCTCTGCCATGCGTCAAGATCTGAAG GCATCAGAGGAGAAGCTGAACTTGGCTCAGGAAGAGCTGGCCGCTAACCGCAACCATCAGACAGGTTTAGAGGCTCAGATCCAGGAGCTGCAGACGGGCCGGGGCTCGTTGGAGCAGGAGCTGGCAAAACGGGGCCAGAAGCTCCAACAGCAAGAACAAACCCTGAAGGAACTTCAGAAGCAACAG GGTCAAGTAAAGGAAGAactggagaaggagaggagtAAGGTGGAGGAGCTGAACAAAGCCAAGAGTGTCCTTGAAAAGAATAACACAAGACTGACTTCTGAATTAAAAGCAGTAACTGAGAAGAGTGAGAAG GAGCTGGGTGAGTTGCTGGAAGCCAAGCAGCTGTTGATCCAGCAGAAAGTGGAGCTGCAGGGTCAGCTGGAGGCAGCACAGAAGAGCCTGGAGCAGGAGCAGAAAGAGCACCAGGCCACCAAGGATAGCAGGAGCCAGCGAGAGGAGCAGCTCCGCGCACAAACCAAGATTGTCCAGGATCAGTTG TTGGCTGAGAAGCGAGCGAGAGAAGAGCTGGTGAAGCGTGGGGAGGAGGCAGAAGCTAAGATGGGTGTGCAGGTGACGGCTCTGAACGAAAACGTGGCCACGCTGAAGAGGGAGTGGCAGGGCAGCCAACGAAGAGTAGGCGAACTGGAGAAGCAGATCGATGAGCTGAGAGGAGAGATCGCTGTGCTGGAGGCCACCGTCCAAAACAACCAGGACGAGAGACGGGCTCTTTTGGAGAG
- the eea1 gene encoding early endosome antigen 1 isoform X2: protein MLRRILQMTPGKGGSQNAESEQSSTDLNHDQTSEGFICPQCMKSHNSAEELFKHYQLFHDTGDLPTHMAPTREDLTMLRQEVQDLHTTLKEEKWFSEELKKELDKVQGQLKQNDGQTVSEDAALERKLNEAETEKFNIKQMKDLFEQKAAQLATEIVDLKSRYDEEKSLREAADQRLGKLTEQLQKEKQENERLQTELLQRPGVEDVEVLQKELVQVQTLMDKLTRDKEEESERLKTHYEQLQADYATSEMTINQLKAELEKGPQEAAVYTQQIHQLQSSLNNLQQESQSLSEKLARKVKEYQKLEERLDAEKAAKKGVQGSLRERELEVQELQARATGTEASLQKAQTELGERAEEVAKLKSEITELEVKHAELKVERKQLEQQREEKDSQGAQQQTEISQLHTKLLETERQLGEVQGRLKEQRQLSGEKLKDREQQAADLQLKLSRAEEQLKESASKSTDLQHQLEKAKQQHQELQALQQNTNGKLREAQNDLEQVLRQIGDKDQKIQNLEALLQKSKDIVSQLEAERDDLCAKIQAGEGETAVLNQLKEKNLALQEQVTQLTDKLKNQSESNKQAQDNLHEQVQEQKTLLRSAQDRAHTLETSVTELTAQLADSKEKVAQLDAQLKAKTEMLLSAEAAKAAQKANLENNLETAQHALQDKQQELNKVQKKVEEQTQRLKERQEQCTQMDASLKECKDKLLASEQRIEKLEGINKKLESQVGELQATRDQVQQEMQKLQKEGSEVKRKAKELQISLETEKAGATTLQEELKKKVAALSDVQQQLERSEEGKAALKLDLDKMSQEGKMKHAELDRKAQSLTVDLQKAQQEKEAQRKELASTQESLGKANKALKESQSQLDTERKNHKSAMEEKEKSNEKARQELLKNNQAITKAMKESKDQLEQMGEAEKKLKVQLTTLEQQHLKAQGALQGKEKELEKLQAQLKMSKGSFEEEIKKLEGQVADLQEVNVKKTEEESKLRAQVSDLGKELASENSRTTELQKDLQQRQESLTKLQSDFYGKESEVSAMRQDLKASEEKLNLAQEELAANRNHQTGLEAQIQELQTGRGSLEQELAKRGQKLQQQEQTLKELQKQQGQVKEELEKERSKVEELNKAKSVLEKNNTRLTSELKAVTEKSEKELGELLEAKQLLIQQKVELQGQLEAAQKSLEQEQKEHQATKDSRSQREEQLRAQTKIVQDQLLAEKRAREELVKRGEEAEAKMGVQVTALNENVATLKREWQGSQRRVGELEKQIDELRGEIAVLEATVQNNQDERRALLERCVKGEGEIEKLQSKVVELRRKLDDTTAAMQELGRENQSLQIKQCQSLTRKWAEDHEVQNCMACGKGFSVTVRKHHCRHCGNIFCGECSSRNALTPSSKKPVRVCETCFEELQG, encoded by the exons ACCCCCGGGAAGGGAGGGTCCCAGAACGCAGAGTCTGAGCAGTCCAGCACAGACCTTAACCATGATCAGACGTCTGAG GGCTTCATCTGTCCTCAGTGCATGAAGTCACACAACTCTGCTGAGGAGCTGTTCAAGCACTATCAGCTGTTCCATGACACCGGAGACCTGCCCACTCATATGGCACCCACTCG GGAAGACCTTACAATGCTGCGGCAAGAGGTTCAGGACCTGCATACTACTCTCAAG GAGGAAAAGTGGTTCTCTGAAGAGCTCAAGAAGGAGTTAGACAAAGTCCAAGGACAACTGAAGCAA AATGATGGACAGACTGTCTCAGAGGATGCAG CCCTTGAAAGGAAGTTGAACGAAGCGGAGACCGAAAAGTTCAACATCAAGCAGATGAAAGACCTGTTTGAGCAGAAGGCTGCCCAGCTGGCCACAGAGATAGTAG ACTTAAAGTCCCGCTATGATGAGGAGAAGAGCCTGAGGGAGGCTGCTGACCAGAGGCTGGGCAAACTGACCGAACAGCTACAGAAAGAGAAGCAGGAGAACGAGAGACTCCAAACAGAACTG CTGCAGCGACCGGGAGTGGAGGATGTGGAGGTCCTGCAGAAGGAGCTGGTGCAGGTCCAGACACTGATGGACAAACTGACCCGTGATAAGGAGGAAGAGTCTGAACGCCTCAAAACCCACTACGAGCAGCTGCAGGCTGACTACGCTACTTCAGAG ATGACCATAAACCAACTAAAAGCAGAGCTAGAGAAGGGTCCACAGGAAGCAGCTGTTTACACACAACAGATCCACCAGCTGCAGAGCAGTCTGAATAATTTGCAGCAGGAAAGCCAG AGCCTGTCTGAGAAGCTTGCACGTAAGGTGAAAGAGTATCAGAAACTGGAGGAGCGTCTGGATGCCGAGAAGGCTGCCAAGAAGGGAGTTCAAGGCagcctgagagagagggagctaGAGGTTCAAGAGCTCCAGGCTCGGGCCACAGGGACAGAAGCCTCCTTGCAGAAGGCCCAGACGGAGCTTGGAGAGAGGGCTGAGGAGGTGGCAAAGTTGAAGAGTGAGATCACGGAGCTGGAGGTGAAGCACGCAGAGCTGAAGGTTGAGAGGAAACAGTTGGAACAgcaaagggaagaaaaagacaGCCAAGGTgctcagcagcagactgagaTCAGTCAG CTGCACACCAAACTGctggagacagagaggcagCTGGGAGAGGTGCAGGGTCGTCTCAAAGAGCAGAGGCAGCTGTCTGGGGAGAAACTAAAAGACCGCGAGCAGCAAGCAGCCGACCTGCAGCTCAAATTGTCCCGTGCAGAAGAACAG TTGAAGGAGAGTGCCAGTAAGAGTACAGACCTGCAGCACCAGCTGGAGAAAGCCAAGCAGCAGCACCAGGAGCTGCAGGCGCTGCAGCAAAACACTAACGGCAAACTCCGCGAGGCACAG AATGACCTGGAGCAGGTGCTGCGTCAGATCGGAGATAAGGACCAAAAGATCCAGAATCTGGAGGCTCTGCTGCAGAAGAGTAAGGACATTGTGAGCCAGCTGGAAGCCGAGAGAGATGACCTGTGTGCCAAGATCCAGGCCGGTGAGGGAGAGACGGCTGTGCTCAACCAGCTAAAAGAGAAAAACCTTGCACTACAGGAACAG GTCACACAGTTGACAGACAAGCTGAAGAACCAGTCGGAGAGCAACAAGCAAGCCCAGGATAACCTACATGAGCAGGTCCAGGAGCAGAAGACTCTGCTGCGTTCAGCCCAAGACCGAGCCCACACCCTGGAGACCTCCGTCACTGAACTCACTGCCCAGCTCGCAGACAGCAAGGAGAAAGTCGCCCAGCTGGATGCTCAG ctgAAGGCAAAGACAGAGATGCTGCTATCTGCAGAGGCAGCCAAGGCTGCTCAGAAGGCAAACCTGGAAAACAACCTGGAGACTGCTCAACATGCACTGCAGGACAAGCAGCAG GAGCTGAATAAAGTTCAAAAGAAGGTGGAGGAACAGACTCAGAGGCTCAAGGAGAGACAGGAGCAGTGCACACAGATGGACGCCAGTCTGAAGGAATGCAAAGACAAACTATTGGCCTCAGAACAGCGTATAGAGAAGCTGGAGGGGATCAATAAG AAATTGGAGTCACAGGTTGGGGAGTTGCAAGCCACACGGGACCAAGTGCAGCAAGAAATGCAGAAGCTGCAAAAGGAGGGGTCAGAAGTCAAACGGAAAGCCAAGGAGCTACAAATCTCGCTGGAAACTGAGAAAGCAGG GGCTACAACACTACAAGAGGAATTGAAGAAAAAAGTGGCTGCATTGAGTGACGTTCAACAGCAGCTGGAGCGCAGTGAGGAGGGCAAGGCTGCTCTGAAGTTGGATCTGGACAAGATGAGCCAGGAGGGAAAGATGAAGCATGCAGAACTGGACAGGAAAGCTCAGAGCCTGACAGTAGACTTACAAAAGGCCCAACAAGAAAAAGAGGCTCAAAGGAAGGAGCTCGCCTCTACACAGGAGAGTCTAGGAAAGGCTAATAAGGCACTAAAAGAGAGTCAGAGTCAACTGGACACAGAGAGGAAGAACCATAAGTCAGCAATGGAGGAGAAG GAAAAGTCCAATGAGAAGGCCAGACAGGAGCTTCTTAAGAATAACCAGGCCATCACCAAGGCAATGAAAGAATCTAAAGATCAGTTGGAGCAGATGGGAGAG GCAGAGAAAAAGTTGAAGGTGCAGCTGACCACGTTGGAGCAGCAGCACTTAAAGGCTCAGGGGGCACTGcagggaaaagagaaagagtTGGAGAAGTTGCAGGCACAACTTAAGATGTCCAAGGGGTCCTTTGAGGAGGAAATTAAGAAGCTGGAGGGCCAAGTGGCAGACTTACAAGAAGTTAATGTCAAGAAG ACGGAAGAGGAGAGTAAGCTGAGGGCTCAGGTGTCAGATCTTGGCAAGGAGCTGGCCTCTGAGAACAGTCGGACGACAGAGCTGCAGAAGGATTTGCAGCAAAGGCAGGAAAGCCTCACTAAGCTTCAGTCTGACTTCTACGGCAAGGAGTCTGAGGTCTCTGCCATGCGTCAAGATCTGAAG GCATCAGAGGAGAAGCTGAACTTGGCTCAGGAAGAGCTGGCCGCTAACCGCAACCATCAGACAGGTTTAGAGGCTCAGATCCAGGAGCTGCAGACGGGCCGGGGCTCGTTGGAGCAGGAGCTGGCAAAACGGGGCCAGAAGCTCCAACAGCAAGAACAAACCCTGAAGGAACTTCAGAAGCAACAG GGTCAAGTAAAGGAAGAactggagaaggagaggagtAAGGTGGAGGAGCTGAACAAAGCCAAGAGTGTCCTTGAAAAGAATAACACAAGACTGACTTCTGAATTAAAAGCAGTAACTGAGAAGAGTGAGAAG GAGCTGGGTGAGTTGCTGGAAGCCAAGCAGCTGTTGATCCAGCAGAAAGTGGAGCTGCAGGGTCAGCTGGAGGCAGCACAGAAGAGCCTGGAGCAGGAGCAGAAAGAGCACCAGGCCACCAAGGATAGCAGGAGCCAGCGAGAGGAGCAGCTCCGCGCACAAACCAAGATTGTCCAGGATCAGTTG TTGGCTGAGAAGCGAGCGAGAGAAGAGCTGGTGAAGCGTGGGGAGGAGGCAGAAGCTAAGATGGGTGTGCAGGTGACGGCTCTGAACGAAAACGTGGCCACGCTGAAGAGGGAGTGGCAGGGCAGCCAACGAAGAGTAGGCGAACTGGAGAAGCAGATCGATGAGCTGAGAGGAGAGATCGCTGTGCTGGAGGCCACCGTCCAAAACAACCAGGACGAGAGACGGGCTCTTTTGGAGAG